The following coding sequences lie in one Paenibacillus durus ATCC 35681 genomic window:
- a CDS encoding pentapeptide repeat-containing protein, whose translation MQQDALKLWLTQDVSQQRETMIRQIGAEVHAQAHAYTKEWIEPFRKLCLRIHAMQEAGHKRPIAYMHVSYLRSWLGQGKLMCSLEAYDDSWYLDREACIELHEAPWLYAHLETYRNAIEASRKSYGSEILPLETDRVWREDMAIAGHYVISLVRAAAPRIVELPEFQQLRRADIFRIRAGEYMDLSEDVWVEERRDKDAAAIRARLEQRDGSLNRYQDWRDLDLSGGNYESADLGYSHVTDANLSRSRLNKSICAGVDFSRSNMQGVDLSQSVLYDANFSHCDLQGANFWHTAGGQPLILEGQILGTFGVNFTHANLQGANLLFADLEGADFQGANLQGAKIILQDAAQFALSEEQKRQVIWMEEDETGQLAEVRP comes from the coding sequence TTGCAGCAGGACGCGTTGAAACTATGGCTTACGCAAGATGTCTCGCAGCAGAGGGAAACGATGATCCGGCAAATCGGCGCAGAGGTTCACGCGCAGGCTCATGCGTATACCAAGGAGTGGATCGAACCCTTTCGGAAGTTGTGTCTTCGCATTCACGCGATGCAAGAAGCCGGACATAAGCGGCCCATCGCCTACATGCACGTGTCGTATTTGCGTTCCTGGCTAGGGCAGGGAAAACTCATGTGCAGCCTGGAAGCGTATGACGACAGCTGGTATCTGGACCGGGAGGCCTGCATCGAACTGCACGAGGCGCCATGGCTGTACGCCCACCTGGAAACCTACCGAAACGCTATCGAGGCGTCGCGCAAAAGCTATGGAAGCGAGATCTTGCCGCTGGAAACCGATCGTGTCTGGCGGGAAGACATGGCCATAGCCGGACACTATGTGATCAGCCTCGTTCGTGCGGCGGCTCCGCGTATCGTGGAACTTCCGGAGTTTCAACAGCTTCGGCGCGCTGACATTTTCCGCATTCGCGCAGGCGAATATATGGATCTAAGCGAGGACGTCTGGGTTGAAGAACGGAGAGACAAAGACGCTGCGGCCATCCGTGCCCGGCTGGAGCAGCGGGACGGTTCGCTAAATCGCTACCAGGACTGGCGAGACCTGGATTTGAGCGGCGGCAACTACGAAAGCGCCGACTTGGGCTATAGTCACGTAACAGACGCTAATCTTTCGAGAAGCCGCCTCAACAAAAGCATATGCGCAGGGGTCGATTTTTCCCGCAGCAACATGCAGGGCGTCGATCTCAGCCAAAGCGTGCTCTATGATGCCAATTTCAGCCATTGCGACCTGCAAGGAGCGAATTTCTGGCATACGGCAGGCGGACAGCCGCTGATCCTGGAAGGGCAAATCCTGGGGACTTTCGGCGTGAATTTTACGCATGCGAATTTGCAAGGGGCGAACTTGCTGTTTGCGGATCTGGAAGGCGCCGATTTTCAGGGCGCTAATCTGCAGGGAGCCAAGATCATCTTACAGGATGCCGCGCAATTTGCATTAAGCGAAGAACAGAAACGGCAGGTCATCTGGATGGAAGAGGATGAGACGGGGCAATTGGCGGAAGTTCGCCCATAG
- a CDS encoding DUF4280 domain-containing protein: MASFIAFRKPSPPSVEGAAGAEASYVVRGAILECQCGSNPNLLNLPTCHGAYIQGQPLMNVADSKAVVNIPNTFGVCEALDKPCEPQVNMEWMNGKADVLIDGKAVLTSDSYIMCTKHAEGVIYIADDGQKKA, encoded by the coding sequence ATGGCAAGCTTTATAGCGTTCAGAAAACCTAGCCCTCCCAGCGTGGAGGGGGCGGCGGGAGCGGAAGCCAGCTATGTGGTGAGGGGAGCGATATTGGAGTGCCAGTGTGGCAGCAATCCCAATCTGCTCAATTTGCCGACCTGTCATGGGGCCTATATTCAGGGGCAGCCGCTGATGAACGTGGCGGACAGCAAAGCCGTCGTCAACATCCCGAACACCTTCGGCGTGTGCGAAGCGCTGGATAAGCCGTGCGAGCCGCAAGTGAACATGGAGTGGATGAACGGGAAAGCGGATGTGCTCATTGACGGAAAAGCCGTGTTAACCAGCGATTCGTATATCATGTGCACGAAGCATGCGGAGGGAGTCATCTACATCGCCGATGACGGGCAGAAAAAAGCGTAG
- a CDS encoding contractile injection system protein, VgrG/Pvc8 family, with protein sequence MERSYATYQDIEVTPFALESIRELTIVQQINEHATLRLKGIVPEEQKAGYAGMDYARMNVAVVQRLEQGGKRTLFQGMVTNIQIYHVRDVYHIEMEAVSLSYQFDVTRKERTFQDTGLAYAQLVDQIVQDYDGADVMDEASNGAAIGRMILQYRETDWELLKRLASHFNTGLVPAIGFDSPKVHFGIPEPGFKGEVNAYHYRIHKRMELYQLSVQGQVPELSESDCIFYEVETDQVFDIGMEVAFDNQQLVVSEVRTDMKDGLLKHTYFLGTRLGLSRRKQYNMAIVGVSLQGKVIAVAKDRIQAHLNIDPEQDAGTAFWFPYSTIYASEDNAGWYCMPEIGDDVRVYFPTHKEEDVIAISSVPKPKAEPPSASGGQSVGMAGASSGGTASASGGGSDPMEDPSIKTIKTKNGKMIVLAPDHILITGDGVSIMLSDADGISIVSSKNVTVKATEEVMLASKKITITAQEKLEMTCKGSSVVLEDRVDVKGTQVHNN encoded by the coding sequence ATGGAACGATCTTATGCGACTTATCAGGACATTGAAGTCACGCCGTTTGCGTTAGAATCGATCCGGGAGCTAACGATTGTACAGCAAATCAACGAGCACGCTACGCTTCGTCTGAAGGGCATCGTGCCGGAAGAACAGAAGGCCGGTTATGCCGGTATGGATTATGCCCGAATGAATGTGGCCGTTGTGCAAAGGCTGGAACAAGGCGGGAAGAGAACCCTGTTTCAAGGCATGGTCACGAATATACAAATCTATCACGTTCGGGACGTATACCATATCGAAATGGAGGCGGTATCGCTATCGTATCAGTTCGATGTGACGCGAAAGGAACGTACATTTCAAGATACGGGACTTGCGTATGCGCAGTTGGTGGATCAGATCGTACAGGATTACGACGGCGCGGACGTTATGGATGAAGCTTCGAATGGCGCGGCTATTGGCCGCATGATTTTACAGTACCGGGAGACCGACTGGGAACTATTGAAACGGTTGGCATCCCACTTTAACACCGGACTTGTGCCGGCGATCGGCTTTGATTCCCCGAAGGTGCACTTTGGCATTCCGGAGCCTGGTTTTAAGGGGGAAGTTAACGCATACCATTACCGGATACATAAACGGATGGAGCTGTATCAGCTGTCGGTGCAGGGACAAGTGCCGGAATTGAGCGAGAGCGATTGCATCTTCTATGAAGTGGAAACCGATCAAGTATTCGACATCGGCATGGAGGTTGCGTTCGACAACCAGCAGCTTGTCGTAAGCGAAGTCAGAACGGATATGAAGGACGGGCTGTTAAAGCATACGTACTTCTTAGGCACGCGGCTGGGCTTGAGCCGGCGAAAGCAATATAACATGGCCATCGTCGGGGTCTCGCTGCAGGGCAAAGTGATTGCGGTAGCCAAAGACCGGATTCAAGCGCATCTGAACATCGATCCCGAGCAAGACGCGGGCACAGCGTTCTGGTTTCCGTACTCGACCATCTACGCTTCGGAAGACAATGCGGGCTGGTATTGCATGCCGGAGATCGGCGACGATGTGCGCGTCTATTTTCCAACGCATAAAGAAGAGGATGTCATTGCAATCAGCTCCGTGCCGAAACCGAAAGCGGAACCGCCATCGGCAAGCGGAGGGCAAAGCGTCGGCATGGCAGGAGCATCGAGCGGCGGCACGGCATCAGCAAGCGGCGGCGGAAGCGATCCGATGGAAGATCCGAGCATCAAAACCATCAAGACCAAGAACGGCAAGATGATCGTGCTCGCTCCCGATCATATCCTCATCACGGGCGATGGCGTATCCATTATGCTCAGCGATGCAGACGGCATTTCCATTGTCAGCAGCAAAAACGTGACGGTGAAAGCGACGGAAGAAGTGATGTTAGCCTCGAAAAAAATCACGATCACCGCCCAGGAAAAATTAGAGATGACTTGCAAGGGCAGCTCCGTGGTGCTCGAAGACCGCGTCGATGTGAAGGGAACGCAAGTCCATAACAATTAA
- a CDS encoding imm11 family protein — protein sequence MYYFRLQQDKRFLDGLRLEQVSRDMEIDERNIVFVKEDGEQPVYLDFIDHPRWLVSDRMKGLLEKYDRFLRFYSAVLTERSTQRQDIYWFMEPDETDCLSERTQVEASGALRPLVLAETKVRRERIFRVAGVKEDILIIRLDVAESLQRRGFTGLHFTPVELA from the coding sequence GTGTATTACTTTCGATTGCAGCAGGACAAGCGGTTTTTAGATGGTTTGCGTTTGGAACAAGTCAGCCGGGACATGGAGATTGACGAGCGAAATATTGTATTTGTGAAGGAAGACGGGGAACAACCGGTCTATCTCGACTTCATCGACCATCCCCGTTGGCTCGTATCGGATCGGATGAAAGGCTTGCTGGAGAAGTACGATCGTTTCCTGCGATTTTATTCCGCCGTCCTAACAGAACGCAGCACCCAGCGTCAGGACATCTACTGGTTCATGGAGCCGGACGAAACGGACTGCTTATCCGAACGAACGCAAGTGGAAGCAAGCGGAGCCTTGAGACCGCTGGTGCTGGCGGAAACAAAAGTGAGGCGGGAGCGCATCTTTCGCGTGGCGGGAGTGAAGGAAGACATCCTGATCATCCGTCTGGATGTAGCGGAAAGTTTGCAAAGACGGGGATTTACAGGGCTTCACTTCACCCCGGTAGAGCTTGCCTAG